The Gossypium hirsutum isolate 1008001.06 chromosome D06, Gossypium_hirsutum_v2.1, whole genome shotgun sequence genome contains the following window.
tttggtgtgttTTTAAGAAAGGCTCGTGTAAGTATTTTAATAGCTGttaattatttgagttaattaataatataaagaaattaaattatgcTAAATTGAAGTATTTGTTAACATCAAAGTTCctatttaaatttagataatcTCTTCCcttgattaaaaaaatagaaattaaattttaatttgagcaTAGAGGGACCAAAACCATAAATTTTCTATATATACGTCGTTAAAATATGTCATTAATTCTTGTATTCTTcgtaaatttgagatttaatttttatgcttttatttctaaaaatttaatccctctacttttaaattttaaaatttaggttcaaGTGTTAAACTGtgttaaagttattttgttaaataagttcattatgttattttttttaaaaaaaattacatgtctattaaataaatatttttttatttcaaaatattacactaacaaatttaataaaagaatttaatagtATTAGCAGTTGAATCTAAATTATAAAatctataatattttaattaaattcttaaaactaaaaatataaaatttaaattccaaattaaaaaaaaaacatggagCTATGGCATGTTTTAACTATGCATACATATGTGCATGTGTTTTATGTCCAtgttttgaagttgaaattgtAAAGCCACGTCCTTTCTGAAAGCTAAGAGTGAACAAGCAAAAAGACCCCActtcaaaacataaacatatatcCCCTTTATTTAAAAAAGCTCACATAAAATTACCGGAttttatattaagagttaaattatattttatttttattatttaaaaaatagataaattaattcttGTACGTTAAATCAGAGAGTAAATTGATTATTCGATTAAAAATTTCATACTATTAAAAAATGGTCCCTATATATCAATATGAATTATACGTGGCACATCACATGTTTACTTATTCTGTTAGCCATACCagttttttaatagtaaaaatgatgaaaattttaatagaaatgaccactttattttttttatctaagtaagattaattaacttatttttttagtacaatgagtaaaatgcaatctaacaCTTAATATAAAGACTTTCATTGTATTTATACCTAAGCATTATCTATAAATTCAAACAAACTTTATAATATGAAAGATCTTACTGCTCTTGAACaaacatatataaaagaaacaaagaagtaATATAAATATTTCAAGAGATATAGTTTCGTTTCGTTTCAttccatttcctttttctttttcttttctactaACAGAGCTATCCAAAGGGTTAAGAACTAGGGAAGAAAGGATTAGGCTGAGAGAtggtcaaaaaattaaaaaataaaaaacagaataaaataaaaagaacaccATGATTGTGGTTTATGGGAAAATGATGCCAACAGTCAAACCCTGGTGGCTTTAGCCACTGCTGCTATCTTCTTTGGGAGTTGTACCTTGTCAGCACCCACAAATTTGTCCACTTGCCTTCCCTCCTTTATGAAAAAGAATGTTGGTGTAGCGCTTATCTCCCATGATGTACTAAACTCCTGCATTGTGGCAACAAATAGCTTAATCATGGTTATCAAGATTAGAGGAATAAAAATAGGGTTTCATCGTACAAAGTTATCAAAGATTTTGAAAAGGTCTAATCATGTTTTTAGCCGTGTcgaaatttgagatttaatctcatTACATAATTTGGTGTAAATTAATAACACAGTTAATTGTTGTCATTAACATAATTTGGCATAATTCAATATCTTTACCTAATTATGTTACTGGTAGGTCCAAGAAAACTCCATATCATTAATATCAACAAGTCGTAGTTAACACAATTTGAATTTACCATATACAAGTAAGGTTAATAAAAACCGGTAAAGTATATTTTAGAGGCCCTTATATTAAGAGTTGAATTATATTTTGCTcactctactaaaaaaatgagtaaattagttattatacgttagattaaagagtaaattgatcattctgttaaaaaatttatccatttctACTCTTAAAAACTAATCCCTATATGTCAGTGTGTTTGGTTATTTTGTCAGCAtgccaatttttaataataaaaatgaataaactttttaacaaaaaagatcaatttactctttgatctaatatacgaaactaatttactcattttttaagtaggaggcaaaatgcaatttgataCTTATTGCAGGGACCTCCATGGTATTTTTTCCCAATAAAGCCTTAATTGTGCTAATAAGGTCGAAGTCTAAGGACATTGACCGTCTAAATTCAAGTTTCACCTTATAAAAAACTGTGTGTGAGTTTGTTATACTTAAATCTCAGAGCCTATTTCACATGCCTATGAGACCACATATTTGAAATGGATAGGACATTTGTCATTCACATGTCAGATATATTTATTCCCCAATCATGATAGGCCAAATATTAAGACCTACTTAAAACAATTTACGACGACAAGATATTAGTAGACCAGTTAACTTACAAGGGGGTTTGGAATCAATACGTGAGCGACACATGATACCTTGGAAACTATTAGAGAGAACCCAATAAAGGCTTTTGAGCACCAATAAAAGGGGTCAAGACTCCCCCTCACCTAACTAGACTCCAACTCTCTCCTCTCCTCTCGAATCTTCTCTTAACATCCACATTCAGAGAGTCAATCAATTTAATGCTTATAATGATTGATTCTGATTGTATAAATGCAGAGGATCAAATTgtgccaaattaaaataaaataattatcttaTAAAATTAAACAGGAATACTATTAGAGGGACTAAAACCATAAGACCTctaaagaaagggaaaaaaaagtgaTTTTCACTTACTGCAAGTGTATCGACATCCACAGTAAGGAACATGAGAGAAGGATATTTATCTGCAAGTTCACCGTAGGTTGGTGCTATCGATCGACAAGGACCTGACCATGGTGTACTGAAATTTGCAACTAGCTGTTGGAAAATTCAAGAGAAAAGTTAGACCATGATAAAAGTGAGAAGAAATTCAAGTGGCTCTAAATGGTAAATCATTGCATTATCGATAGTACTTTCCAAGTTCACCATTAGCATTCACATATCAATGGATCCATCATTCAAGTATGTATGCATTGCATAATTTTAGGCATGGTTGATCAAATGACGTAAATGAAGGTAAAAGTATCATTGAGGCCCTTGTACTAAGAGATAGATTGCATTTTGGtttctctactcaaaaaatggacaaattagttcATATATGTTGGTTCAAAGAGCAAGCTGGTCCTTCTGTTGAAAGttccatccatttctactgttaataACGTATAAggaccagtttttaacagtagaaatgaatgaaattttcaatagaatgatcattttaccctttgacCTAACGTACagggattaaatcaatttttttagtaaaaggggTAAAATGTAATATGACTCCTAGTATAaaggcctccatggtacttttgcTTGTAAATGGCATTATGGAACTTACTATCTTTCCATCTCTGGTTGCCTCTGTTAGTTTTTCCTCCCAGCTCTGTATGGTAGTTATAATGTGAACGTTTTTGCCGGTAAGCTCCGAATACAATTCCTCTTCGTCCTTCGAGTCTCCGTACAGACACTTGAAGATCCGCAAGAACTGCGTGCCACAGTCAATTCAACAAGGATCAtggaacatatatatatgcatatgtatgtatatacgcACAATATTTACCATCAACAAGAACACCTAACAAATGAGTACCATATAGGAGAAGAAACATATATAGGTTAGTACACTATTTGAAACAATGCCTATAAGAAATCAAAGGCATATGCTATCAACTGCGGGGCTATTTAGCAATGACTTTTCTCCTAACATATTTACGATCAATATTTATATGTGTGTGTGCGCCCGCGcgtatgcatgcatgcattatgtatgtatgaatgtatgtatgtatgtatgtatgtatgtatacagACCATATTTACCATTAACAATAACACCTAACAATGAGAGTACCATATGGGAGAAAAAACATGCATAGGTTGGTCACCATTTGAATCAATGCCTGTAAGAAATCAAAGGCATATGCTATCAACTGCAGGCCTATTAGCCATGACTTTTCTCCTAACATATTTACCACCAACAGGTATATATACATGTAGGTATGCATGTATGTGTGTATACACACCATATTTTCCATCAACAAGAACACCTAACAATGAGAGTACCATATGGGAGAAGAAACATGTATAGGTTGGTCACCATTTGAAACAATGCCGATAAGAAATCAAAGGCATATGCTATCAACTGCAGGCCTATTTAGCCATGACTTTTCTCCTAACATATTTACCAccaacatgtatgtatatatatatgtaggtatgcatgtatgtatgtatacacaCCATATTTTCCATCTACAAGAACACCTAACAAGGAGAGTACCATATGGGAGAAGAAACATGTATAGGTTGGTG
Protein-coding sequences here:
- the LOC107962381 gene encoding thioredoxin H4-1; this translates as MGHCWSKFLRIFKCLYGDSKDEEELYSELTGKNVHIITTIQSWEEKLTEATRDGKILVANFSTPWSGPCRSIAPTYGELADKYPSLMFLTVDVDTLAEFSTSWEISATPTFFFIKEGRQVDKFVGADKVQLPKKIAAVAKATRV